The Pelodiscus sinensis isolate JC-2024 chromosome 6, ASM4963464v1, whole genome shotgun sequence genome has a segment encoding these proteins:
- the GLRX gene encoding glutaredoxin-1, with the protein MTQEFVQSKIKSDTVAVFIKPTCPYCQSAMRLLSKYPFKKGHLEFIDITTQNDMTGIQNYFQQTTGARTVPRVYIGEVCIGGYSDLAALEEQEKLSQELMQIGALQ; encoded by the exons ATGACTCAGGAGTTTGTGCAGAGCAAAATCAAATCTGATACAGTGGCTGTTTTTATAAAACCAACTTGTCCTTATTGCCAAAGTGCGATGAGACTGCTCAGCAAATATCCCTTCAAGAAAGGCCACCTGGAATTCATTGACATCACAACCCAAAATGATATGACTGGCATTCAGAACTATTTCCAGCAGACAACTGGTGCAAGAACA GTCCCCCGGGTATATATTGGAGAAGTCTGCATTGGTGGCTATTCTGATCTGGCTGCTTTAGAAGAGCAGGAAAAACTCTCTCAAGAGCTAATGCAAATCGGTGCACTACAATAA